The sequence ttcgccaattcaagtctaaatctactccgaacctccaaaactcattccgatcacactcctaagtcccaaatcacctcccgaagctatccgaaccatcggaactcacatccgagccctctaacatataagtcaacatctgattgacttttccaacttaagcttcctcaaaagagactaagtgtttcaaaccTTCCCAAAACCTTtccaaacccgagccaaccaacccgatcactcatagaaccgatagacaaagcaactagaagcaaaaatgggggaaacagaatggtaactcacgagacgactgGGCGGGTCGTCACAAGTATAAAACAAAAGTATACAAATACTCCATCCGTTCAGTTTTACTTGTTCACTATATTAAAATTATagttttatttttacttgtccattTTAGCAAATTAAGAGAAGGACAAACTTTTTTCCCTGTCGTACTCTgatcattaattactcattttcaaaattatttctcAGGACTCTTTGAAATGCTATCATTATGAAGGGGTTATAAGGTAAAATACATACTACAATTATTGTTTTTTAAGGGGCGTGAAAAGTCCAAAGTGAACaactaacaacttgtttggatggttgttacctattgtatcgtatcgtattgttactttaattacgATGTTTGTTTTGgctgttacttaaattttattgtatcgtatcgttaaatccgccgttacgtaacgacgaaatatgtcactttatgtaacgaccgatttgatGTGGTTGCGTCGttatcttgtctttttctctcatctcacccttcattattattaaataattttattttatcatttaccatacctttttatataataaatttacccagtatcataatttttttttataatattgtaagtttattcttcatattgctggtgtgtgatatcatgaaataacaacaaacgatacaatctatccaatattgtattcatcaaacgatatattataatacaatataatacgatacattatgaagcgatgtgtaacaaccatccaagcaAGCTGTAAAAGTGAATGGAGAGAGTATGTAAAGTGACTAATTATAAACTTTTGTCGTTTAAATAAAAAAGGATTTTATGTTCTTTTTATTAGTGGTGAAAAAGTCAGAAAGATATATACACATCAAGTTATTAATTAATACATTGGCAGAATAGCCTGGGAGGCCCCTAatagtatttataacttaaattaaaaatgctaaaaacaataataacaacaaatccAATAATTtctctaaattaaataaaaaataaataaaaatggcaACTTAAAGTTAAATTAGTACTTACTACTTACTcaagggtcgtttggtatgaggtatagaAGATATAGTGCTAtggtatgaggtataagtagatatagtgctggtataaaattttaatatcactttaatattttatttgattAGCCAACCTGATATAAGTTATCTCGAGATTAAAATTAATATCCtcaggataacttataccttgtagGGGTGAAGTAATTCGTGccggaataacttatacctttttcttaaaaattatgcaattattatttttaatccaacataccaaataataaataaaaaataatactaatataaTTAATGTCAGCGTAACTAAAATAATACCAAATAACTAATATCATCATAACTTATCGCCTATTCAAACCAAACACCCCTTCGTACTATGAAATTTCAGAAGAAAAACCTTACTTCACACACTCAACAAGTCACAAAGTCGCGCTCCCATTGTCTCTCTCTCAATCTCAATCACCATTCACCACTAACAAATTGTCTAGAGAGAGAAAcaaaccccaaaatcacaccatttTCAACTcgctccctctctctctctctctctctaacacAGAATTCTATTTTGAGCTTAACAGTTAACACTGAAGAGATAGCAACACAGCATTTTTGAACTCCACACACACAGAGGCACTTTCCGTATATAATAATACTAATAGATACAGACATAATCATCTGTTTATTTACATTTTGTTGTATGTATGAATTATTCATTGGAAGTGAGCTTACTGTAAGAATAGAGAAATGTACAGATCGGAGCTGACGGAGGTTTCCGGCGAAGGAAGGTCGCCGGAGGTGTGTTCCGGCAATCACAACGGCAATGTGCGACCGACGACGAGTGAAACAGTTTCGCCGGTGACAGTATCAGCTTCGTTCAAGGAAGGGAAGACTTATCGAAGAAGAACGTCGATGAGGCCAAGCCTCGACGCAGACGAGTTCTTAAACCTTCTCCACGGGTCGGATCCGGTGAAGTTGGAGCTTAATCGACTGGAGAATGAAGTAAGAGGTCTGTATTGTTAGCTGGATCAAATGTGATTTAGTGGCTAGCTGTGTCCTTTTctgaatttttaattttaatctttttgttgctttttacattttttttattgatACGGTGTGTGAATGTGTCATTGTAGATAAGGACCGGGAATTATGTGAGGCTCAGGCGGAGATCAAGGCGTTGAGGTTCTCAGAGCGCTTACGAGAAAAGGCTGTTGAAGAGGTTTTGATTTTTTGTATATTTACCTTCTTACAATGTgacatgatttcaaaatactaccTCAGTCCCAATTTATGTAATGTTGATTGAGTGGACACATAATTTAAGGAGGGAGGAAAAACTTTTTAAACTTGTGGTGCAAAACTAGCCAGAAACATTTGTTTGATTATAAATCACATAACTAAGGATAAATTGAGAAGTTTgaagttaaattgtttctaaatatagaaatatGTCAATCGTTTTGGGACAGACAAAAAACAAAGAGTGTCACATAAAATGGAAGATAGTGATATTTTGATGCAATTTAGGTATCTAACTCCTAACGTGCTAATAAGACTATTATTATCAGCTTCAACACTAATATCCAAACACATTAAGCTTATTTATAAGATCAGGTTCAACACCTAAAAGTGCTTTTTCAACACTTGATGCTTCTCAGTTACTTTTAATCAACTAACCGAACAGTAGTATGATTTTGAGTTATTGAGGATGCGCAAACGAAGAGGAAGTAAGGAAGTGATACCATTTTCACTTTTGAGGTCTAAAAAATTGAGTTCAAAGGTCAAGTACAATCACAGCTCAAAATTGTTTATTAAAGAGTGGCGTTGACTAAGAGAAGCATTGACTGTGAAGTGAAAAATAACTGCATTCTCTAAGTTTGACAAGAATTGTAGGACTTGAAACAACTAGGACAGAGGACTAAATTTTGCTATGACTGATTGACTGTCTTGTTTCAGAAAAGAGTTTATGTTTTGTGCAATAACGGTGTACAAATTTTTCACACCATCAGCCATCAGGTTAAGCTGATACAATAATATGTAACTCATCATAAAAAACTGTGTATGGTAACTTGATAAATAGACTAATAACGTGCTATAACCAGTTAAAATAAACTATTGATGTAAAATTTTATATAACACTGTCGGTGTATGTAATTAAAATTCTTCAGAAAAATATATGGTAAAAGCATAGAATTCTAACTGTTATTCTATTACTGTTTCTGGTCCTTCAATATCTATCAGTCCGTTTCTCATCTAAAATTTACCATTTTGGAAAAAAGTCTTGTTTGATTGAGATTTTCTGTTATGTAACTGAGTTTACTTTTGTTTTTTGTCTTAGTTTAGAAGCAACAGGATGCTATTCATATCATTTGGACTCAAAATTTGAGGATTCATTaaaaaaccatttaaggaaatTGCTGTATTACTTAGATCTTAGTATTATCTACATCATcatacttctttttcttttgccctTTTTGGGAAGGGCATCTTGTTCCAAAATAAGAATAGCTTGTATAAATTCCACATCAATTGCTGAATACTGCAATGTACTCTTCATTGATGGGCAAGTCTAGATTAGTAATGCAATCATGTTGATTTTTGGCAACATAGTTCTAGTGGTACCGTTGCATATTTGTCCCTTTAGCCACTTTGAGTTTGGTATATATGATGAATTCTACTGTGCTAATTTTAGAGCTATTCATTAGTGCTAAGAACGAGGCTGATACAGTTAATTGTTTTATATGATATTAGCTTACGGCCGAGTTGTCAAGGGTTGACGAGAAGCTCAAGCTGACAGAATCTCTTCTGGAAAGCAAGGTGCTATCTCGAACTCTTCcctgtaattttttttttgatttgctttCATAACTGTGGATACAATTCTTGCTTGGCAGAATcttgaaattaagaaaattaatgaAGAGAAAAAGGCATTCATGGCAGCTCAGTTTGCAGCAGAAGCCACCCTTCGAAGGGTTCATGCTGCTCAAAAAGACGATGATATGCCTCCAATTGAAGCCATTCTTGCACCCTTGGAGGCTGAACTCAAGCTTGCTCGTCAGGAGGTCTGTGGCAGTATTTCACATCTGGCTGTGATTATGTATGTCCTCACCTCATAGAACTCATTCTCTGGCCTATCTTCTCCCTAGATTGCAAAGCTACAAGATGATAATAAAGCACTGGACCGTCTTACTAAGTCAAAAGAGGCAGCTCTACTTGATGCTGAGAGAACTGTGCAGTCAGCATTAGCAAAGGCTTCTATGGTGGATGACCTTCAGAACAAGAACCAGGAATTGATGAAACAGATAGAAATATGCCAGGTACGTTGATCACAGAAATGGTGCTTCTGCTGTTATGAATGTTAGACCACTTTGTTGTTATTCTTTTAATCTCTAAATCATCCTTCTTTAATTATGTTTTTCATACAAACATACAtcaggaagaaaataaaatactggACAGAATGCATAGACAAAAGGTTGCAGAGGTTGAAAAGCTTACCCAAACTGTACGTGAGCTTGAAGAGGCTGTTCTTGCTGGCGGTGCTGCTGCTAATGCTGTCCGGGATTACCAACGAAAAGTTCAAGAGATGAATGTAAATTCGTCCTAGCAAGACTTCAATAATATACATACTAAGTAGTTTTTATGTGGACAATCCCTAAATTAGAATGCTTCTACTTATCTATTCTACAGGAAGAAAGAAAAACTCTTGACCGGGAGCTAGCACGTGCCAAGGTAACCGCTAATAGGGTTGCAACCGTGGTTGCTAATGAGTGGAAAGATGCCAATGATAAAGTAATGCCTGTTAAACAGTGGCTTGAAGAAAGGAAGTTTCTACAGGTTTGATGGTTTTCCATGACTTTGCTCTATAAGATAGTCATAGGGGCATCTTATCCTAATAGAACTGAATGCTTTCTGAATAAAGTAAATGAGCTCACATTGATCTCAGAATATTTTCTGCAGGGTGAGATGCAACAGTTACGCGACAAGCTTGCAATCACTGAACGAGCTGCAAAGTCTGAAGCGCAGTTGAAAGTAATAATTCTGTCCAATAGAGGAAGCATTTTAACGTGTTTTTGATGCTATTTCTATAACTTATTTTTATCTTGATCTTGATTATGTCCTCAGGAGAAATATCATCTGAGGCTCAAGGTCCTTGAAGATACATTGAGATCAACTAGCACAGGCGCTCGCACTACACCAGATGGTAGAAGTTCAAGCAACGGCCCTTCCCGTCGGCAATCACTGGGTGGAGCTGAAAACATCTCCAAATTGACCTCCAATGGATTTTTACCCAAGAGATCACCATCATTTCAGCTGAGATCTTCTGGGGCCAGTACAGTGTTGAAGCATGCAAAAGGGACATCTAAGTCGTTTGATGGTGGTTCAAGATCGTTGGACAGGACTAAAAACCTTCTGAATGGAACAGGTCCAACTTTCAATAGCAGCAAGTCCTGTGACAGGACTAAGGATAATGAGACTGCGAACATTTCATGGAAAGCGAATCAAGATGAAAAACACAATGACTCGCAAGTTACAGAAACAGAAGATACTGTCCCTGGAGTATTATATGATTTGCTGCAAAAAGAAGTAATTGCTTTGAGGAAAGCTGGTCATGAGAAGGATCAAAGTCTTAATGATAAGGACGACGCTATTGAGGTTAGATCGAATGCTGATTGGTGTCATGACTACCTTCACTCACTCTGATTTTCTGCAAAGTTTGATAATATTCCCGTGGTTCAGATGTTAGCAAAGAAAGTAGAGACTTTAACAAAAGCCATGGAAGTTGAGGCCAAAAAGATGAGAAGGGAAGTCGCTGCGATGGAGAAGGAAGTTTCTGCCATGCGTGTTGAGAAGCAACAAGAAAATAGAGCCAAAAGATTTGCCAATTCCAAGGGTCCAGTGAACAGTTCTCAGCCACTTCCAGGAAGGTATGCATTCAATTCTGTCAACCAATTATATTGAATGAACTTCAGGTCAGTCTTTATCGCTAATTATCTCACAACCCCTTAACTCGGACTCTACATTTAATCAAATTTttcctcccttttttttttttttttaaaatttttaactcCTATGTCTCATCCCTTCTCTCATCCCCTCGAGGACTTAAGCCAAATTTTCTTGaccaaataaaagaagaaatagaaaaaagaaaatgagtcCTTGCGGGATATGTCCAATATATCTTCTTCCCATTTGCCAGGAACTTAAGTCTTTACTTTGAATTTCTTTAGACACATGACTCCTCGGTGTCTCAATAACCAGTTTAAAGTATTCTTGGACTTTGGCCCCCAGGACTTAGCTCAAGTGATAAAGGTTGAGGGACTTGTGACTTATGTCACAAGTTCTAGCCCTGCGTCATGCGAACTAATCCTGGTATTTAAATGGAGAAGAGTAGAAGGGCGGACCCATTATCCCTAAGTTTCGAAGGTTGGGGTTGGTCCTAAAGGTTGGCCCCGGACAGATTTCTTGGTCATAAAAAAAAGTATTCTTCGACTTCGAGTTcagaccttttttttctttcaaagacaAGCGTGAGATAGCAAGTTGACCCCAGTTCTAAATGAAAGTCTTTTGGGGCCACCTTCTGTGTGTCAGATTGCATGCTTTGGCATCCTTGTTTTATAAGCTACTTCTGTGAAATTACAAATTGCTTTTCTCATACCCCTCCCCGTATCCATCTCTAGACGAGTCTAGAAATACCGTTGTGTGAAATTTGGTGGTAACATGTTTAGAACAAATAATTTGAAACTTACTATACCTGTTAGGATTCACCTGGAGGTGAAAGTAGAATCACTATTACAAAACAAAGACGATTCAGGATTTAAACTTGATGGGTTCGACCTTCAAGGTTCTTAGCACCAAATTTTAGACTGACCCAGAATTtaatatttgttgaaattttagTAGTTTTTCGCATATATCTATATCCCGTGTCAAAATACTGTGGTCAGTTTGACTCATTGAATATAGACTGCATCCGCCCTTGTTACAGAATTATTAGGTTGTCTGCCTTGAAGCTGAATGAACAGTATTAGGCCATACTAGCAAATGATGTTATCTTATTTTACATTGTGGAAAATACTAGAAGATTTCTTGGACATGCCAAAGCAAACGTGAGAAACAGATACATTAGAGGCCTCCTTATCAGTTTCGACTTTTTTAGACATTTGTTTTTGTTTCTGTACTCCTGACCTAATGGCTATAAATCTTGTTAAAAGTTGGGGTGGGGGGGGGCGGTTGGACTGTTGGAAGTTCGGACCATCTTGAGCTGGATCCCGTTTGGCGTATGTTTTCAACAAAGAAAATTCACATGCTTCTATGATTGCCGATGCCTAACACATGATGGTGGTGAATACTTTCTTAACAagcttaggggtcgtttggtagggtacataagaataatgttgaatgtggtgtattagtaatgctggtattagttatgcttgcattagttatgttgacatatttcttattcattgtttggtttgatgtattaaagtattgcacaatttctaaaagaattatttgtttacaaaaatgccctcaaatTTAGTCCACACTCTAACTtcttaaaagaaacatatgttgagaaatatttttatatgaaaaagttttaaaaaaattattttatttgtctacctatgttgtaaaataaaattaaatatttatttataaaaaaggaaatatgctaagtatttatttatttactagggatataattttatttctcactatttggattattttgaacttgcattaatatactaactagtatattttaataaaacataaattttgaaggacaattttgtctttaactaagctaatgcatgcattaaaatccattgcattgctaataccattgttttctatgcattagttatgcataggataataccaaataggatgtataactaatgcctgcataactaatgcataagttcaaaatgtctaccaaacaatgtattattaatacacaaagctaatgcatgcattaatttatctaatgcatcctaccaaacgacctcttATAGTGTTGTTGAGGCCATATACTATGATGGCAGTGGAAACAGATGACCATATCAGGTTTAAATATCTTTGCTTGAAACTTATCTAACTTGATTGAGGCctatattttggaaaaaattatgGAGCGGAACATGTACATGGAGTGGATGGGATTAACACTCGACGATATACCTTCATGAACAATGTGAGGAGATGAGCAGTCTAGTGAGAGTCTGCTTTGGTATTTTGCAGATAGGGGCTCAGCCCTTTTTGCGCTATTCATTCATCTGATAACTTATTTCCTTTAAGAGGTCCTTAAATGACAAAACACAGACTTGAAATATAATCTTTTGAAT is a genomic window of Nicotiana tabacum cultivar K326 chromosome 16, ASM71507v2, whole genome shotgun sequence containing:
- the LOC107820176 gene encoding microtubule-associated protein 70-2 — encoded protein: MYRSELTEVSGEGRSPEVCSGNHNGNVRPTTSETVSPVTVSASFKEGKTYRRRTSMRPSLDADEFLNLLHGSDPVKLELNRLENEVRDKDRELCEAQAEIKALRFSERLREKAVEELTAELSRVDEKLKLTESLLESKNLEIKKINEEKKAFMAAQFAAEATLRRVHAAQKDDDMPPIEAILAPLEAELKLARQEIAKLQDDNKALDRLTKSKEAALLDAERTVQSALAKASMVDDLQNKNQELMKQIEICQEENKILDRMHRQKVAEVEKLTQTVRELEEAVLAGGAAANAVRDYQRKVQEMNEERKTLDRELARAKVTANRVATVVANEWKDANDKVMPVKQWLEERKFLQGEMQQLRDKLAITERAAKSEAQLKEKYHLRLKVLEDTLRSTSTGARTTPDGRSSSNGPSRRQSLGGAENISKLTSNGFLPKRSPSFQLRSSGASTVLKHAKGTSKSFDGGSRSLDRTKNLLNGTGPTFNSSKSCDRTKDNETANISWKANQDEKHNDSQVTETEDTVPGVLYDLLQKEVIALRKAGHEKDQSLNDKDDAIEMLAKKVETLTKAMEVEAKKMRREVAAMEKEVSAMRVEKQQENRAKRFANSKGPVNSSQPLPGRSVARNGLMRGTQ